The Molothrus ater isolate BHLD 08-10-18 breed brown headed cowbird chromosome 9, BPBGC_Mater_1.1, whole genome shotgun sequence genome includes a region encoding these proteins:
- the LOC118689765 gene encoding NADH-cytochrome b5 reductase-like, producing the protein MSDNESANEEDWLALRPQEPSPSQCCGSGCKPCIYDVYEKELAQWERAKAKQDKSLLMGKKEQSNNSELNPDTFTAFSVSLVEQLTEDTYQYKFELPGNSSLRLSLGQHIVLRGVVNGLEVQRAYTPISPRNAEGYFEVLIKCYEAGLMSQYIKTWKRGDVVFWRGPFGGFPYQPNKHGELLMLASGTGLAPMIPILQSITDDEEDETFVTLVGCFPTFDKIYLKPLLQDLARYWNIRIFYVLSQETSLEKLPWSYQENTYTGRLNEDLMKTIVNSCRRKPFVLICGSSAFNEDMSRYLKAAGIEENSCFVF; encoded by the exons ATGAGTGACAACGAGAGTGCTAACGAGGAGGACTGGCTGGCTCTGAGGCCCCAGGAACCTtctccatcccagtgctgcGGCAGCGGCTGCAAGCCCTGCATCTACGATGTGTACGAGAAGGAGCTTGCACAGTGGGAGAGagccaaagcaaagcaagacaAAAGCCTTCTCATGGGAAAGAAGGAGCAG AGCAATAATTCAGAGCTGAATCCAGATACATTCACTGCATTCAGCGTGAGCTTGGTGGAGCAGCTGACAGAGGACACCTACCAGTACAAATTTGAATTACCGGGAAATAGCAGCCTGCGATTGAGTTTAGGACAACATATCGTGTTAAG AGGAGTGGTGAATGGTTTGGAGGTCCAGAGAGCCTATACTCCAATTAGCCCCAGGAATGCAGAAGGTTACTTTGAAGTTCTAATTAAA TGCTATGAAGCTGGGCTAATGTCACAATAcataaaaacatggaaaagaggAGACGTGGTCTTTTGGCGTGGGCCGTTTGGAGGGTTCCCATATCAACCTAATAAG CATGGAGAACTCCTCATGCTGGCCTCTGGCACCGGCCTTGCACCAATGATTCCCATCCTCCAGTCCATAACAGATGATGAAGAGGATGAAACCTTTGTAACTCTTGTTGGCTGCTTCCCTACCTTTgacaaaatttatttaaaacctCTTCTGCAGGATTTGGCTCGGTACTGGaatattagaatattttatGTCCTAAGCCAG GAAACTTCGCTGGAAAAACTTCCTTGGAGCTACCAGGAAAACACGTACACTGGTCGTCTCAATGAGGACTTGATGAAGACAATAGTAAATTCCTGTCGAAGAAAGCCATTTGTATTAATTTGTGGCTCTTCTGCATTCAATGAAGATATGAGTAGATACTTGAAAGCTGCAGGAATtgaagaaaattcctgttttgtCTTTTAG